Proteins encoded together in one Miscanthus floridulus cultivar M001 chromosome 16, ASM1932011v1, whole genome shotgun sequence window:
- the LOC136513381 gene encoding ribonuclease J-like isoform X3, whose amino-acid sequence MVRRGQIHAGTLDPAAPHLRPRPRRTGGPPQSQRLMEIFRPQKEHGLAQSGLKGKFKITTRCLWLDNGRLLDALYKAAHAALSSCPVNCPLSHMERMVAEILRKMVRKYSGKRPDVIAVATENTTAGFSEHLDAKSSGNFGPSSATSHLSRSPATSLEGSYKTRPDNPEVDAEETLPEAVRTTPDDATTSSNGEAFFSSDLHQPKTLQQSNKKSSAPSGAWSWRFSSATAQPCVSGSEFLSSRRNDKPSLLFI is encoded by the exons ATGGTGAGGAGGGGCCAGATTCATGCTGGGACACTGGATCCCGCTGCTCCTCACctacgcccacgcccgcgccgcaCAGGAGGACCTCCCCAATCGCAACGACT CATGGAGATCTTCCGACCTCAGAAGGAACATGGTTTAGCGCAGTCAGGTTTGAAAGGAAAATTTAAGATTACTACAAGATGTCTATGGCTTGATAATGGAAGATTGTTGGACGCACTCTACAAAGCAGCTCATGCTGCATTGTCAAGCTGTCCTGTGAATTGTCCACTTAGTCACATGGAGAGGATGGTAGCTGAAATCTTGAGGAAAATGGTACGGAAGTATAGTGGGAAGAGGCCTGATGTCATTGCGGTTGCTACGGAGAACACCACGGCAGGTTTCTCAGAACACCTCGATGCTAAATCATCTGGAAATTTTGGACCTTCCTCAGCTACTAGCCATCTGAGCAGGAGTCCAGCTACAAGTCTTGAAGGCAGTTATAAAACACGCCCAGACAACCCAGAGGTGGATGCTGAAG AAACCCTTCCTGAGGCCGTGAGAACAACACCTGATGATGCAACCACAAGCTCCAATGGTGAAGCATTCTTCTCTTCAGATTTACATCAGCCTAAAACACTGCAGCAATCCAACAAGAAGTCAAGTGCTCCAAGTGGAG CTTGGTCTTGGCGTTTCAGTTCAGCAACAGCTCAACCATGTGTTTCAGGTTCTGAATTTTTGAGTAGCAGGAGAAATGACAAGCCATCCTTGCTTTTCATCTAG
- the LOC136513381 gene encoding ribonuclease J-like isoform X2 codes for MSFACIISKHYQQLTCMEIFRPQKEHGLAQSGLKGKFKITTRCLWLDNGRLLDALYKAAHAALSSCPVNCPLSHMERMVAEILRKMVRKYSGKRPDVIAVATENTTAGFSEHLDAKSSGNFGPSSATSHLSRSPATSLEGSYKTRPDNPEVDAEETLPEAVRTTPDDATTSSNGEAFFSSDLHQPKTLQQSNKKSSAPSGAWSWRFSSATAQPCVSGSEFLSSRRNDKPSLLFI; via the exons ATGTCTTTTGCTTGCATT ATCTCAAAGCACTACCAGCAGTTAACATG CATGGAGATCTTCCGACCTCAGAAGGAACATGGTTTAGCGCAGTCAGGTTTGAAAGGAAAATTTAAGATTACTACAAGATGTCTATGGCTTGATAATGGAAGATTGTTGGACGCACTCTACAAAGCAGCTCATGCTGCATTGTCAAGCTGTCCTGTGAATTGTCCACTTAGTCACATGGAGAGGATGGTAGCTGAAATCTTGAGGAAAATGGTACGGAAGTATAGTGGGAAGAGGCCTGATGTCATTGCGGTTGCTACGGAGAACACCACGGCAGGTTTCTCAGAACACCTCGATGCTAAATCATCTGGAAATTTTGGACCTTCCTCAGCTACTAGCCATCTGAGCAGGAGTCCAGCTACAAGTCTTGAAGGCAGTTATAAAACACGCCCAGACAACCCAGAGGTGGATGCTGAAG AAACCCTTCCTGAGGCCGTGAGAACAACACCTGATGATGCAACCACAAGCTCCAATGGTGAAGCATTCTTCTCTTCAGATTTACATCAGCCTAAAACACTGCAGCAATCCAACAAGAAGTCAAGTGCTCCAAGTGGAG CTTGGTCTTGGCGTTTCAGTTCAGCAACAGCTCAACCATGTGTTTCAGGTTCTGAATTTTTGAGTAGCAGGAGAAATGACAAGCCATCCTTGCTTTTCATCTAG
- the LOC136513381 gene encoding ribonuclease J-like isoform X1, whose amino-acid sequence MLGHWIPLLLTYAHARAAQEDLPNRNDCMVVPSSMEIFRPQKEHGLAQSGLKGKFKITTRCLWLDNGRLLDALYKAAHAALSSCPVNCPLSHMERMVAEILRKMVRKYSGKRPDVIAVATENTTAGFSEHLDAKSSGNFGPSSATSHLSRSPATSLEGSYKTRPDNPEVDAEETLPEAVRTTPDDATTSSNGEAFFSSDLHQPKTLQQSNKKSSAPSGAWSWRFSSATAQPCVSGSEFLSSRRNDKPSLLFI is encoded by the exons ATGCTGGGACACTGGATCCCGCTGCTCCTCACctacgcccacgcccgcgccgcaCAGGAGGACCTCCCCAATCGCAACGACTGTATGGTAGTGCCGTCAAG CATGGAGATCTTCCGACCTCAGAAGGAACATGGTTTAGCGCAGTCAGGTTTGAAAGGAAAATTTAAGATTACTACAAGATGTCTATGGCTTGATAATGGAAGATTGTTGGACGCACTCTACAAAGCAGCTCATGCTGCATTGTCAAGCTGTCCTGTGAATTGTCCACTTAGTCACATGGAGAGGATGGTAGCTGAAATCTTGAGGAAAATGGTACGGAAGTATAGTGGGAAGAGGCCTGATGTCATTGCGGTTGCTACGGAGAACACCACGGCAGGTTTCTCAGAACACCTCGATGCTAAATCATCTGGAAATTTTGGACCTTCCTCAGCTACTAGCCATCTGAGCAGGAGTCCAGCTACAAGTCTTGAAGGCAGTTATAAAACACGCCCAGACAACCCAGAGGTGGATGCTGAAG AAACCCTTCCTGAGGCCGTGAGAACAACACCTGATGATGCAACCACAAGCTCCAATGGTGAAGCATTCTTCTCTTCAGATTTACATCAGCCTAAAACACTGCAGCAATCCAACAAGAAGTCAAGTGCTCCAAGTGGAG CTTGGTCTTGGCGTTTCAGTTCAGCAACAGCTCAACCATGTGTTTCAGGTTCTGAATTTTTGAGTAGCAGGAGAAATGACAAGCCATCCTTGCTTTTCATCTAG